In Amia ocellicauda isolate fAmiCal2 chromosome 7, fAmiCal2.hap1, whole genome shotgun sequence, one genomic interval encodes:
- the LOC136753646 gene encoding 5-aminolevulinate synthase, erythroid-specific, mitochondrial — MASFLHHCPFLTTVPRPILRRAGVSLFNLADRCPVILRGLASSAPQQQRARETTPAGSSPQRSLAQDATQAAVSLSSSCPFVSSQIPVVQASPEVQEDVRTSNTGSVSAVLKGLHSSLKQKMQDLSTRPARPESLLIRDNMIAAQPSFDYDRFFEAKIIEKKQDHTYRVFKTVNRRVDVFPFAEDYSQTIQQAKQVSVWCSNDYLGMSRHPRVLDAIRDTLDQYGAGAGGTRNISGTSKFHVDLERELAELHGKDGALVFSSCFVANDSTLFTLAKMLPGCEIYSDAGNHASMIQGIRNSGAPRHIFRHNDAQHLEQLLRNSDPNTPKIVAFETVHSMDGAICPLEELCDVAHRYGALTFVDEVHAVGLYGAHGAGVGERDSIMHKIDIVSGTLGKAFGCVGGYIASTAALVDTVRSYAAGFIFTTSLPPMVLAGALESVRVLKGSEGQALRRAHQRNVKHMRQLLLDAGLPVINCPSHIIPIRVGNAEQNSRVCDLLLERHDIYVQAINYPTVPRGEELLRLAPSPHHSPAMMDYFVEKLVESWQEVGLPLSRPMAAACNFCDRPLHFDLMSEWEKSYFGNMEPRYITVCG, encoded by the exons GCTCCTCTCCCCAGCGCTCCCTGGCTCAGGATGCCACCCAGGCCGCCGTGTCTCTGTCCTCCAGCTGCCCCTTCGTGTCATCCCAGATTCCTGTGGTCCAAGCCAGCCCTGAGGTGCAAGAGGATGTTCGAACCTCTAATACAG GGTCTGTGAGCGCGGTGCTGAAGGGGCTCCACTCCTCCCTGAAGCAGAAGATGCAGGACCTCAGCACCAGGCCTGCCCGTCCAGAGAGTCTGCTGATCAGAGACAACATGATTGCAG CGCAGCCCAGCTTTGACTATGACCGCTTCTTCGAGGCTAAGATCATCGAGAAGAAGCAGGACCACACTTACCGAGTCTTCAAGACAGTGAACAGGAGGGTGGATGTCTTCCCCTTCGCCGAGGACTACTCCCAGACCATCCAGCAGGCCAAGCAGGTGTCTGTGTGGTGCAGCAACGACTACCTGGGCATGAGCCGCCACCCCCGCGTGCTGGACGCCATCCG TGATACCCTGGATCAGTACGGGGCCGGCGCCGGTGGCACTCGCAACATCTCCGGTACCAGTAAATTCCACGTGGACCTGGAGCGTGAACTGGCAGAGCTGCACGGCAAAGACGGGGCGCTGGTCTTCTCCTCCTGCTTCGTGGCCAACGACTCCACCCTCTTCACCCTGGCCAAGATGCTCCCAG GCTGCGAGATCTACTCGGATGCGGGGAACCATGCCTCCATGATCCAAGGCATCCGCAACAGCGGTGCCCCCCGGCACATCTTCCGCCACAACGACGCGCAACACCTGGAGCAGCTGCTCCGCAACTCTGACCCCAACACCCCCAAGATCGTGGCCTTCGAGACCGTGCACTCCATGGACG GTGCCATCTGCCCATTGGAGGAGCTGTGTGATGTGGCCCATCGCTACGGCGCTCTGACCTTTGTGGACGAGGTCCACGCCGTGGGGCTGTACGGGGCGCACGGGGCCGGTGTGGGCGAGCGGGACTCCATCATGCACAAGATCGACATCGTCTCCGGGACCCTGG GGAAGGCGTTTGGCTGCGTGGGGGGATACATCGCCAGCACCGCCGCCCTGGTGGACACGGTGCGCTCCTACGCCGCCGGCTTCATCTTCACCACCTCCCTGCCGCCCATGGTGCTGGCTGGGGCTCTGGAGTCGGTCAGGGTGCTGAAGGGGTCCGAGGGCCAGGCTCTGCGCCGGGCCCACCAGAGGAACGTCAAGCACATGAGACAGCTGCTCCTGGACGCCGGGCTGCCTGTCATCAACTGCCCCAGCCACATCATCCCCATCCGG gtgggGAACGCAGAGCAGAACTCCCGGGTGTGTGACTTGCTCCTGGAGAGACATGACATTTACGTCCAGGCTATCAACTACCCCACCGTGCCCCGCGGAGAGGAGCTGCTGCGCCTGGCCCCCTCGCCACACCATTCCCCCGCCATGATGGACTATTTCGTGG AGAAACTGGTGGAGTCCTGGCAGGAGGTGGGGCTGCCCCTGAGCCGCCCGATGGCTGCTGCCTGCAACTTCTGTGATCGCCCGCTGCACTTCGACCTGATGAGCGAATGGGAGAAGTCCTACTTCGGCAACATGGAGCCGCGGTACATCACCGTGTGTGGCTGA